From Vogesella sp. XCS3, the proteins below share one genomic window:
- a CDS encoding SoxR reducing system RseC family protein: MIETEARVLSVEPGFAWVEPRPHSPCGQCHPEHGCRSLQMARMFALREPRFRVLDPLGVAPGQRVNIAVPESGVLRSAGMLYVLPVLALIAGAMLGSRYGDTIAALLALVCLLFTLGCVHLYARRLAADVRYQPHIASLVDVQTVSMEFVKTCRSRS, translated from the coding sequence ATGATAGAAACCGAAGCGCGCGTGCTGTCCGTGGAGCCCGGCTTTGCCTGGGTAGAACCACGGCCGCACTCGCCCTGCGGGCAGTGCCATCCGGAGCACGGCTGCCGCTCTTTGCAAATGGCACGCATGTTTGCCTTGCGCGAGCCGCGCTTTCGGGTGCTGGACCCGCTGGGCGTTGCCCCGGGGCAGCGCGTGAATATCGCCGTCCCGGAGTCGGGGGTGTTGCGTAGTGCCGGCATGCTGTACGTGTTGCCAGTACTGGCGCTGATCGCAGGCGCCATGTTGGGCAGCCGTTACGGCGACACCATTGCTGCGCTGCTGGCGCTGGTTTGTTTGTTGTTCACTTTGGGCTGTGTGCATCTTTATGCACGGCGCTTGGCGGCAGATGTCCGCTATCAGCCGCATATTGCCAGCCTTGTCGATGTTCAGACTGTTTCCATGGAGTTTGTCAAAACATGCCGATCAAGAAGCTGA